One part of the Parasphingorhabdus sp. SCSIO 66989 genome encodes these proteins:
- a CDS encoding DUF3299 domain-containing protein, producing the protein MMMRKAWMLAAATAALCLPSSVASTVPSYKDGGQAPAPVEDIWKPAATPKGGISWKTLEATGEETRRDAEGYILSKPKFTQRVRALEGKRIRVAGWMMPLENGAQQNHFVLLAYPPGCPFHFHAMPNQFIEVYADRPFRTNERTSFVVSGVLELTGYDESGIFYRMKQARPI; encoded by the coding sequence ATGATGATGAGAAAGGCATGGATGCTTGCCGCTGCAACCGCTGCGCTCTGCCTGCCGTCGTCGGTGGCATCCACGGTTCCCTCTTACAAGGATGGCGGACAGGCACCTGCTCCGGTAGAAGATATCTGGAAGCCTGCCGCGACGCCCAAAGGTGGGATTTCCTGGAAAACGCTGGAGGCAACTGGCGAGGAGACCCGCCGCGATGCAGAGGGCTATATCCTGTCAAAGCCGAAATTCACCCAAAGGGTGCGCGCCTTGGAAGGCAAGCGTATCCGCGTGGCCGGCTGGATGATGCCGCTGGAGAATGGCGCGCAGCAGAACCATTTTGTCCTGCTTGCCTATCCTCCTGGCTGCCCTTTCCATTTCCACGCCATGCCGAACCAGTTTATCGAAGTTTATGCCGATCGCCCGTTCCGCACCAATGAGCGGACGTCCTTTGTCGTGTCCGGGGTCTTGGAACTGACCGGCTATGATGAAAGCGGCATATTCTACCGCATGAAACAAGCGCGGCCGATTTAG
- a CDS encoding ABC transporter permease, protein MLTLALAYLRDRPLTSALNILLLAISVAMLVLLLQFANQSAERFERDARGVDLVVGAKGSPLQLILSSVFHVDQPTGNIPLESIERFERDPAVARVVPLALGDNFNGYRIVGTDDRFLDLYQAEIAQGKMFDGAAQAVMGSQVAADTGAQLGQKFIGSHGLAEEEDGTSAHDHAPFETVGILAPTGSVVDRLILTSVESVWDVHGIDHDHDDKGHDHDHEGHDHDDGHDHEGHEHEHDDEDEVTSANTAGAETASEIPRGGGILQDERTELEPELTALLVTYSNASGAIRIPAMVNRQTQLQAAVPATETARLLDLLGVSFAGARLFGWLLAGVGGLAIFVALFSMARSRESDLALLRVMGATRGQLFGTIMLEGLVTAAIGALLGWITAHALLSLARQSFPAMQDLGLTAGQPVWQEGLIVGAVLLIGLVAAAIPAWRVMRVDPSSVLARAQ, encoded by the coding sequence ATGCTGACACTGGCCCTCGCCTATCTGCGTGATCGCCCGCTGACCAGTGCGCTCAATATCCTGTTGCTGGCGATTTCGGTGGCGATGCTGGTGTTATTGTTGCAGTTTGCCAACCAGTCGGCGGAACGCTTTGAACGTGATGCCCGCGGCGTGGATCTTGTGGTCGGAGCCAAGGGATCGCCATTGCAGCTCATTCTTTCCAGTGTCTTTCATGTTGACCAGCCGACAGGCAATATTCCGCTGGAGAGCATAGAGCGTTTTGAACGCGATCCCGCGGTTGCCCGGGTGGTGCCGCTCGCGCTTGGGGACAATTTCAACGGCTATCGCATCGTCGGAACTGATGACAGGTTCCTTGACCTCTATCAGGCAGAAATTGCGCAGGGCAAGATGTTCGACGGGGCGGCACAGGCGGTCATGGGATCACAGGTTGCTGCTGATACCGGAGCGCAGCTTGGGCAAAAATTCATTGGCAGCCATGGTCTGGCGGAAGAAGAGGATGGCACCAGCGCGCATGATCACGCACCTTTTGAAACAGTAGGCATTTTGGCACCGACTGGGTCAGTGGTTGATCGCCTGATTTTGACCTCGGTAGAGAGCGTCTGGGATGTGCATGGTATTGACCATGATCATGATGACAAAGGCCATGACCATGACCATGAAGGACATGATCATGATGACGGACATGACCATGAGGGTCACGAGCACGAGCATGATGATGAAGATGAGGTCACCAGTGCCAACACAGCTGGTGCAGAAACAGCATCAGAGATACCAAGGGGCGGTGGCATATTGCAGGATGAGCGCACTGAACTGGAGCCGGAATTGACCGCGCTTCTGGTCACCTATAGCAATGCTTCCGGCGCCATCCGTATCCCCGCCATGGTCAATCGTCAGACCCAGCTACAGGCCGCCGTCCCCGCAACCGAGACCGCGCGCCTGCTCGACCTGCTTGGCGTCAGTTTTGCCGGTGCAAGGCTGTTCGGCTGGCTGCTGGCGGGGGTTGGCGGCTTGGCTATTTTTGTCGCGCTGTTTTCGATGGCGCGATCCAGAGAGAGTGACCTGGCGCTGTTGCGGGTCATGGGCGCTACCCGTGGCCAACTGTTCGGAACGATCATGCTGGAAGGTTTGGTCACCGCCGCCATTGGCGCGCTCCTCGGCTGGATAACAGCACATGCTCTGCTCAGCCTTGCCCGACAGAGCTTTCCAGCCATGCAGGATTTAGGACTCACCGCAGGGCAGCCGGTATGGCAAGAAGGCCTGATCGTTGGTGCTGTACTGCTCATCGGTCTGGTCGCCGCAGCCATCCCTGCTTGGCGGGTGATGCGGGTTGATCCGTCATCGGTACTCGCAAGAGCGCAATAA
- a CDS encoding TIGR03084 family metal-binding protein produces the protein MQEAEDFRQESRALYALLKPVDNSRFAEKTQFNNWAINDVLQHLHFWNDMARFQIEDEALLQTRLKELMESGSKLRQFESATLGDLGGNALLDAWEVGFERMADLFAQADPKRRLIWAGPSMSARSSVTARLMETWAHGQEIYDHLGVERENTDRIRGIVVLGVNTFGWIYKARKEEPPEKMPKLELTAPSGEVWRFGEDYAGGLIVGSAAEFCQVVTQTRNIADTRLMVRGDIAKDWMSKAQCFAGPPITPPKPGARFRQTA, from the coding sequence ATGCAGGAAGCTGAAGATTTCAGGCAGGAGTCCCGTGCGCTTTATGCATTGCTGAAACCGGTTGATAATAGCCGCTTCGCCGAAAAGACCCAGTTCAACAATTGGGCGATAAATGACGTTCTGCAGCATCTGCATTTCTGGAACGATATGGCACGTTTCCAGATCGAGGATGAGGCATTGCTTCAGACCCGGCTCAAGGAGCTGATGGAGTCCGGCAGCAAACTGCGTCAGTTTGAGAGCGCTACGCTTGGCGATCTTGGGGGGAATGCCTTGCTCGATGCCTGGGAGGTCGGGTTTGAGCGTATGGCAGACCTGTTTGCCCAGGCAGACCCGAAACGACGCCTTATTTGGGCGGGACCAAGCATGAGCGCACGCTCATCAGTCACCGCGCGTCTGATGGAAACATGGGCCCATGGGCAGGAAATCTATGATCATCTTGGCGTTGAACGCGAAAATACAGATCGCATTCGCGGCATAGTTGTGCTTGGCGTCAACACCTTTGGCTGGATATACAAAGCACGCAAGGAAGAGCCGCCCGAAAAAATGCCTAAGCTAGAATTGACCGCTCCATCAGGTGAGGTGTGGCGCTTCGGAGAAGACTATGCAGGCGGCTTGATAGTAGGTAGCGCAGCAGAATTCTGCCAAGTGGTTACTCAGACGCGCAATATCGCTGATACTCGACTAATGGTACGCGGCGATATCGCCAAAGATTGGATGTCCAAAGCACAATGCTTTGCCGGTCCACCGATCACACCTCCAAAACCCGGGGCTAGGTTTCGTCAAACCGCATAG
- a CDS encoding MerC domain-containing protein yields MKSTDYDMRGSMDGFGITLSALCLVHCLVLPIALALLPMLSHSSTLGWLSENEWFHIAMLGPIFLVSGSVLLRGAKRDIRIGYMGGTGIALLCIALLMPDEMMETIVTTLGTVTLILAHIMNLRTRALG; encoded by the coding sequence GTGAAAAGTACAGATTATGATATGCGCGGCTCAATGGATGGCTTTGGCATTACCTTGTCGGCTCTATGCCTGGTACATTGCCTTGTCCTCCCTATAGCTCTGGCTTTGCTACCGATGCTCAGCCATTCGTCTACTCTGGGCTGGTTGAGCGAGAATGAATGGTTCCACATCGCTATGCTGGGCCCAATTTTTCTTGTCAGCGGCTCGGTCCTGTTGCGAGGTGCCAAACGCGATATTCGCATTGGCTATATGGGCGGCACGGGAATCGCGCTTTTGTGCATTGCCTTGCTTATGCCCGACGAGATGATGGAGACCATCGTCACAACCTTGGGAACAGTGACGCTGATACTCGCCCACATTATGAACCTTCGGACGCGCGCTTTGGGATAG
- a CDS encoding ABC transporter ATP-binding protein — MDDLSLSLEQGDHALLLGPSGSGKSTLLNIICGLQQPDKGVVYIDGDTIADAGGATSADAVRRKSLGIVFQTLRLVSALSLRANLELAQRLQCGSVDSAAIDESLERLDIAHRADAKPHQLSQGEAQRAAIARAVVVKPRLLIADEPTSALDGNNAERVAQLLLDMAESIDASLLIATHDERLQSFFPSNFRLAEGKVSPC; from the coding sequence TTGGATGATCTTTCCCTGTCGCTTGAACAGGGTGATCATGCTTTGCTTCTTGGTCCTTCGGGCTCGGGCAAGTCAACTCTGCTCAATATCATTTGCGGCCTGCAACAGCCGGACAAGGGCGTAGTCTATATTGATGGCGACACTATTGCCGATGCCGGAGGCGCAACCAGCGCCGATGCAGTACGCCGCAAGTCTCTAGGGATTGTTTTTCAGACATTACGGCTGGTTTCCGCGCTCAGCCTGCGTGCCAATCTGGAACTTGCGCAGCGCTTGCAATGCGGATCGGTTGATAGTGCAGCGATTGATGAAAGCCTTGAACGGCTTGACATTGCCCATCGTGCCGATGCCAAACCGCATCAGCTTAGCCAGGGTGAGGCCCAGCGAGCAGCCATTGCCCGCGCGGTGGTTGTCAAACCGCGCCTGCTCATTGCGGATGAACCGACATCGGCGCTGGATGGCAACAATGCGGAACGCGTGGCACAATTGCTGCTCGATATGGCCGAGAGCATCGATGCCAGCCTGTTAATCGCCACCCATGATGAGCGGTTGCAGAGCTTCTTCCCCAGCAATTTCAGGCTGGCCGAAGGAAAGGTGTCGCCATGCTGA
- a CDS encoding DUF1826 domain-containing protein translates to MFDIQEQGCNLAIWKRSLPFNPEPLLADETRGVRCSVAANNPAPILTQELQAAGFTASESLDRLITDICRLCDMFQPVADTPNIEVRVEVVTNNACRKFHGDYVSARLITTYTGPGTEWLDNDDAMRVDQGHEPHMINQMAAGDVGIFKGRLVTEWPAIHRSPPIEGTGAARLIVVLNPESDQES, encoded by the coding sequence TTGTTCGATATACAAGAGCAGGGTTGCAACCTGGCAATCTGGAAGAGATCGCTTCCCTTCAATCCTGAGCCGCTTCTGGCGGATGAGACACGCGGCGTCCGTTGCAGCGTTGCAGCCAATAACCCGGCACCCATTTTAACTCAGGAGTTGCAGGCAGCCGGCTTCACTGCCAGCGAGTCCCTTGATCGGCTGATCACCGACATCTGTCGGCTGTGCGATATGTTCCAGCCCGTTGCCGATACGCCGAATATCGAGGTGCGTGTGGAGGTTGTGACAAACAATGCCTGTCGTAAATTCCACGGCGATTATGTCTCGGCACGGCTGATCACCACCTATACCGGACCCGGGACGGAATGGCTGGATAATGACGACGCTATGCGGGTGGACCAAGGGCATGAGCCACATATGATCAATCAAATGGCGGCGGGTGATGTCGGCATCTTCAAGGGCAGGCTGGTAACCGAATGGCCAGCCATCCATCGCTCCCCGCCCATAGAAGGCACAGGCGCGGCTCGCCTGATTGTGGTATTGAACCCGGAATCAGACCAAGAAAGTTAA
- a CDS encoding CobW family GTP-binding protein: MDVKRIPVTLLTGFLGAGKTTVLNQLFQLPEMSKALVIINEFGSVGIDHDLVTQSNENDSVVEMANGCLCCTIKGDLQKTLKEAPWRFSREGQCWFDRVVIETTGLADPAPIIHTVMADDDLKTRYKLANVLTLVDAVNGAATLDAQPEAVKQAAVADRLLISKTDLADEATIKTLSARLKRLNPAAPLQMLPCSDGELASVFDNSDFNPELKSEDVRKWLAEEAYGDEGHHHHHGHGHDHHHHGHDHHHDVNRHDDRIRSVCITLDDPIPAEIFDSWLEMLVTFNGVNVLRVKGLLNLVELDKPLVIHGVQHIWHPPVTLDDWPSDDRRSRIVFILRDLEERDLRDMLAFVTDRLESSHIMGLEDTAELADAPAG, translated from the coding sequence ATGGACGTAAAACGTATCCCGGTAACGCTGCTTACCGGCTTTCTGGGCGCGGGCAAGACCACGGTGCTGAACCAGCTGTTCCAGCTTCCGGAAATGTCGAAAGCGCTGGTGATTATCAACGAATTCGGTTCGGTCGGCATTGATCATGATCTGGTGACCCAGAGCAATGAGAATGACTCGGTGGTCGAGATGGCCAATGGTTGTCTGTGCTGCACCATCAAGGGGGATTTGCAGAAGACGCTGAAAGAAGCACCGTGGCGCTTTTCGCGTGAAGGGCAATGCTGGTTTGATCGGGTGGTGATTGAAACCACCGGCCTCGCCGATCCAGCGCCGATCATCCACACGGTAATGGCCGATGATGATCTGAAGACCCGCTATAAATTGGCCAATGTGCTGACGCTGGTGGACGCGGTAAATGGTGCGGCGACGCTGGATGCGCAGCCTGAAGCGGTGAAGCAGGCTGCGGTCGCGGACAGATTGCTTATCTCTAAAACCGATCTTGCCGACGAAGCGACGATAAAGACCCTCTCTGCGCGGCTTAAGCGCCTCAATCCAGCCGCACCGTTGCAGATGCTGCCCTGCTCCGATGGCGAATTGGCCAGCGTATTTGATAACAGCGACTTTAACCCCGAACTCAAAAGCGAAGATGTCCGCAAATGGCTGGCGGAAGAGGCCTATGGTGATGAGGGACATCATCACCATCACGGGCATGGACATGATCATCACCACCACGGACATGACCACCACCATGATGTAAACCGCCATGATGACCGCATCCGCTCGGTGTGCATTACACTTGACGATCCGATCCCTGCAGAGATCTTTGACAGTTGGCTGGAAATGCTGGTGACGTTTAACGGTGTCAATGTGTTGCGCGTCAAAGGCTTGCTCAATCTGGTCGAGCTGGACAAGCCGCTTGTTATTCATGGCGTACAGCATATCTGGCACCCGCCGGTGACGCTGGATGATTGGCCCAGTGATGATCGCCGCTCGCGGATCGTGTTTATTTTACGTGATCTGGAAGAAAGAGACTTGCGTGATATGCTGGCATTCGTCACTGACAGGCTAGAAAGCAGCCATATCATGGGGCTTGAAGATACGGCGGAGCTGGCTGACGCTCCTGCTGGCTAA
- a CDS encoding acetyl-CoA carboxylase biotin carboxylase subunit, whose translation MRQIKTLLIANRGEIALRVMHTAKAMGIRTVAVYSDADATAPHVAFADAAVRLGPAPVAESYLNMAAVLDAAKRSGADAIHPGYGFLSENSAFADAVAEAGMVFVGPSAHAIEAMGDKARAKRAMIEAKVPCIPGYEGEDQDSAQFITAADEIGFPVMVKAAAGGGGRGMRLVHDAKNLPEALQLARSEAENAFGSGDLILEKAIIEPRHVEIQVFADAHGNTIHLGERDCSVQRRHQKVLEESPCPVMTPELRAAMGEAAVAAAQAVDYRGAGTVEFLLDKDRNFYFLEMNTRLQVEHPVTELVTGLDLVALQIRAAQGEELGIAQDDVALKGHAIEARLYAEDPALDFQPATGKIALWQAPEGEGIRCDDGITTGGEVSPFYDAMVAKIMAWGETRKVALSRLAQALDKTTLFGVRTNQAFLASAIEKSGFANGEATTAFIAEEFGEEGFADPEPTLEDMAVAAALLHRKERAGALGSALHVPEELLEWSSSLPRPSTAVFDDQTFQTSASGGDRYAVRSGEGETEIIVRDLGPSHAKLHVNGVPQDYTWAVTGQGEIYLRRSSATFDFQDTSAVLSANDAAAGGGNLVANMHGSLIEVFVKPGDKVKAGDRLAVLEAMKMQHQLEAEIDGTVEEVLAEAGAQLASGDLILTITEDEDAGS comes from the coding sequence ATGAGACAGATCAAGACACTGCTGATCGCCAATCGCGGAGAAATCGCGCTGCGTGTGATGCACACCGCCAAAGCCATGGGTATCCGCACCGTTGCGGTCTATTCGGATGCCGATGCCACTGCACCGCATGTGGCGTTTGCCGATGCTGCGGTGCGGCTTGGTCCGGCTCCGGTTGCGGAGAGCTATCTCAATATGGCTGCAGTGCTCGATGCGGCCAAGCGCTCAGGCGCTGATGCCATCCATCCCGGCTATGGCTTTCTGTCCGAGAACTCCGCCTTCGCCGATGCGGTGGCAGAGGCGGGGATGGTCTTTGTCGGCCCCTCCGCTCATGCGATTGAGGCGATGGGCGACAAGGCCCGCGCCAAACGCGCCATGATCGAGGCCAAAGTTCCCTGTATTCCGGGCTATGAAGGCGAGGATCAGGACAGCGCCCAATTCATTACTGCGGCGGATGAGATCGGTTTCCCCGTGATGGTCAAGGCGGCTGCTGGTGGCGGCGGGCGCGGTATGCGTCTGGTGCATGATGCCAAAAACCTGCCCGAAGCCCTGCAACTGGCCCGCTCCGAAGCAGAAAACGCTTTTGGCTCAGGCGATCTGATCCTTGAAAAAGCGATTATTGAACCACGCCATGTCGAGATACAGGTATTTGCCGATGCGCATGGCAATACTATCCATCTTGGGGAACGCGACTGTTCGGTGCAGCGTCGCCACCAGAAGGTATTGGAGGAATCCCCCTGTCCGGTGATGACGCCTGAGCTCAGAGCCGCCATGGGGGAAGCCGCCGTTGCTGCCGCACAAGCCGTCGATTATCGCGGCGCGGGGACGGTTGAGTTTCTGCTAGATAAAGACCGGAATTTCTATTTTCTGGAGATGAATACCCGTTTGCAGGTTGAGCATCCGGTTACTGAATTGGTGACGGGGCTTGATCTGGTGGCGTTGCAGATCCGCGCTGCACAAGGCGAAGAATTGGGCATTGCGCAGGACGATGTTGCCCTTAAAGGCCATGCCATAGAAGCCCGGCTTTATGCTGAAGACCCGGCGCTCGATTTTCAGCCTGCGACGGGAAAGATTGCTTTATGGCAAGCGCCTGAAGGCGAGGGAATACGCTGCGATGATGGTATCACAACAGGCGGCGAGGTCTCGCCATTTTATGACGCGATGGTCGCCAAAATCATGGCCTGGGGCGAAACCCGAAAGGTGGCTCTCAGCCGACTGGCGCAGGCGCTGGACAAGACAACCCTATTCGGTGTGCGGACCAATCAGGCCTTTCTGGCCAGCGCGATAGAAAAGTCCGGTTTTGCCAATGGGGAGGCGACAACCGCCTTTATTGCGGAAGAATTCGGTGAGGAAGGCTTTGCCGATCCGGAGCCGACGCTGGAAGATATGGCCGTGGCAGCAGCCTTGCTGCATCGGAAGGAGAGGGCAGGGGCGCTGGGTTCTGCTCTGCATGTGCCGGAAGAGTTGCTCGAATGGTCAAGCTCTCTGCCGCGGCCATCTACGGCTGTGTTTGATGATCAGACTTTCCAGACCTCTGCGTCAGGTGGGGATAGATATGCTGTTCGTTCTGGCGAGGGCGAAACCGAGATCATCGTTCGTGATCTTGGCCCTTCGCATGCAAAGCTGCACGTCAATGGCGTTCCGCAGGATTATACATGGGCAGTGACGGGTCAGGGTGAAATCTATCTCAGACGCAGCAGTGCCACCTTCGATTTCCAGGACACATCTGCGGTGCTGAGCGCAAATGATGCTGCCGCGGGTGGCGGCAATCTGGTTGCCAATATGCATGGCTCGCTGATCGAAGTCTTCGTAAAACCAGGAGACAAGGTGAAAGCGGGCGACAGGCTGGCGGTATTGGAAGCGATGAAGATGCAACATCAGCTTGAAGCGGAAATAGACGGCACGGTCGAAGAGGTGCTGGCCGAAGCGGGTGCGCAACTGGCTTCGGGTGATTTGATACTGACGATCACGGAGGATGAGGATGCAGGAAGCTGA